The following DNA comes from Magnolia sinica isolate HGM2019 chromosome 18, MsV1, whole genome shotgun sequence.
ctagctggcgtgagtgtgtgggggtgtgtgtgcatgtgttaaaaaaaataaaaaaggctcaatcaagctgatatttgtgttttcctttatccAAGTCTATGCGCCTTTAAGAAAAGGTTAAGCATatggtcaagctgatatttgtgtcctcCCTTAATTCAAGACTGTTAATCAAGactatgtgacctcatgaatatgTTTAATTGCAAATAAACCTATCAGTggatcctaggaaggttttaatggtagtcattcaatccccactattttctttggtgtagttcacttgagcttttggtgtgccatattttttagctcatgctttaaaatgatctgtaaaaaatggacggtgtggatctaaaacataaatcagTGTGTGCAGTACAAGTTGTACACATTAAAAGTCATGTTATGTAGCAAGCAATCTATTTGTAGAGAAATCCCAGCTACCTTATTAGCTGGAGGCATCGGTGATGACATGGACAATGAGAAGCAATGGCACTGAATTTCCCTATCctttcaacacagacgatccacactcatCTCTGAAAGTAATAGCTTGAGGATAAATCCTAAAGAAGCCCagagctctctgctgctgctggcttTATTGCATGCTGCTGCGGCTATTTTTTATGCTCTCTGCCATTACTAGCCTCTATGTTTCATATTTCTTCAATGAGAATGGAATATTacgtaaaaataaaaaagcctTATCATAGCTAGCCATGTAATATTTGATATAGAAGTAGAACAGGTGACAAATACAAGAAGTAAAAGTAGAGTAGTTAATTACACACATAACATCGTCCAAATATCAATTTCCAATCTTTACTTTCTCCTTGAAATGATCTTCACCTCCACTGGATTCttcataacaataataaattcATTCTTCTCACTTAAATCAACATCTTCTCCCTCCTTTGCCTTCCATTCAAATTCCCTCACCAGATTTGCCACAAAATACTCCAGAACCAGCATAGCCAGACCAAGTGCAGGGCATATCCGTCTTCCTGCCCCGAAAGGCATCATCTTTATCTCCCTACTCCCTGTTATGTCGACGACCTCGCCACCATCCAAGAACCTCTCAGGTCGGAATTCCGTCGGATCCTCCCATACCTCCTTGTTAAGGCCCATCTCAGCCACAGGGAAATTGATTGTCGTGTTCTTCGGTATGAGGTACCCACTCAATGTTACTTCTTCTGACACAGCATGAGGCAGCAGGAAGTGGCCCGGCAGGTGCCTCCGCAGCCCCTCCATGATCACGGCCTTCAGATATGGCATCTTCTCCAGATCATCCTCTCTTATTTCTCGCTCCTTCCCAACGACTGCTTCAATCTCTTCTGCCAGCTTCGATTGTATGTCCTGGTGCTTCACAAGGTTCGCCATGATCCATTGCAACGAAGATGAGGTCGTGTCAGTGCCTGCGGCTAGAAATTCTGAGCAAAGGCTCACCATCTCACCTTCGGTGAGCTTCCTCCCTCCCTCTTCAGGAAGCTCGAGAGCGAGAAGCGAGTCTACGTAGGAAAACACAAAGCTCTTCTCATCTTGATCATCTCCTTTACGATCTCGACAAGCTCTTATTAGAGGGATGAAGAGCTGTTCTTGCTTGTGGTGGATCTCTAAGAGCCTGTTCCACTGCTTGCTGAATAAGATATTTACTAGCTTCGGTAGGAAGGCGAAAATGTTGAAGCTAAGCAAGATCATGGTCAACTGTTGCTGTATGtcttcaatttttttcacaacGCTTTCATCTAGCCTGTGGCCAAAGCACATGAGCAAGAGCAAGAAGAACATAGTGTTCTTGAAGCTCTCCCCAACACAGACAGGCTTGCCTGCATCAGCTTGGTATCGGAGCTGtttgatcaaaatctcaagtaccCACTTGCGGTCCTGAGCGTAAGACTTCACATGTGAAGGAAGGAGGATTTCCGACATGAGATTACGGTGAAGGAGGCGCCATAGTGGGCCGTATCCAGCAGAACCAATGTTATATTGGTTGCTAATAGTGACACGGACTGGCACCGTGGCAGGCGGCCGGTCGGAGAAGATGGATCCCTTCTGGATGAGTGCTTCGTGGGCAAGGGAGTGGTCAGCGATGAAGATGGTTGGCCATGGGCCGACATGGAGGGTGATGATGGGGCCGTACTTGGCGTGGAGGTCCCGGAGGATGGGCTCGATATTGAATGGGGAGTTGCTCAGCCATAGGAGGTTGCCCAATAAAGGTATGGTGGGTGGGCCAGGTGGGAGTTTCTTCTTCTTGGTGTTTGGTTTTTGGAAGAGGTTGGAGAGAAGGAATTTCAAAGCTATGGAGAAAGAGATGGAGAGGAAGATGAGTAACCACATCTTCATGTAGAACTGCTGGTGTTGTTGCTTGTGTGAGGTGTACAATGTGTGGCTTGTTGCAGGTGTTGTTATTTCTTTCTTCAGACGTTGGTCGGCTGGATTACTTTAcatggggtgtggtccacctaaaaggACCGATGATTTTTTCAGACTCAGATTGGATAGTGACTCTACCGTCCGCTGTGGAaaagctcagtgggccacatcacgttgtatgtgttttacgctgtccatccattttgccagctcattttactgccataagccaaaaaaaaaagaagaagattttgggcatatccaaaactcaagcggaccacaccacagcaaacagtacgtgaggattgaacacctaaCGTTGAATAATTTAGTAGGTCTGTACCTAACAtgaattgttttttttaaaaataaaaaatcaaggcaGGTGACCCTCTCTAattgtttaaaaaataaatattttaaaaaagggaCGCCACCTTAATTTTTTATGGGCATACTATGATACATATGTGAGATGACTCCAATTAGAGTGGGTTACATCAAAGAAAAATGTTACGCCCAAGACATCTACCCTTAATTTTTACAAGTCCCATtacatgaaatccattctaacaaGTAGATGCCACTGTGATTCATATTGGCCACACAAAGGAAAGAGTTTAAAGGTTGAGGGTTGCCCCATGCAGTATTTCGAATTGTGTTCCACTTGGAATTTTGGGCCTTAAGCCTACGAAAAAAACCCCAAAAGGGCTTAAAAGGGGATGATGCACCTAGTGGTTGGTGTCAAtttcacataaaaaatcaagatcgACAAGTACTTTCATCAAAACAGCTTCAAAAGAAGTCCAAATGAGCCATCCTTATATGTGAAGAAAGAATGGACGCATGATTTTCTTATTGtctgcctttatgttgatgacttgaTATATACTAACACCAGTCCAAAGATGATATAAGAATTCAAAAGGGTGAtccatagctca
Coding sequences within:
- the LOC131233332 gene encoding cytochrome P450 89A2-like, which encodes MKMWLLIFLSISFSIALKFLLSNLFQKPNTKKKKLPPGPPTIPLLGNLLWLSNSPFNIEPILRDLHAKYGPIITLHVGPWPTIFIADHSLAHEALIQKGSIFSDRPPATVPVRVTISNQYNIGSAGYGPLWRLLHRNLMSEILLPSHVKSYAQDRKWVLEILIKQLRYQADAGKPVCVGESFKNTMFFLLLLMCFGHRLDESVVKKIEDIQQQLTMILLSFNIFAFLPKLVNILFSKQWNRLLEIHHKQEQLFIPLIRACRDRKGDDQDEKSFVFSYVDSLLALELPEEGGRKLTEGEMVSLCSEFLAAGTDTTSSSLQWIMANLVKHQDIQSKLAEEIEAVVGKEREIREDDLEKMPYLKAVIMEGLRRHLPGHFLLPHAVSEEVTLSGYLIPKNTTINFPVAEMGLNKEVWEDPTEFRPERFLDGGEVVDITGSREIKMMPFGAGRRICPALGLAMLVLEYFVANLVREFEWKAKEGEDVDLSEKNEFIIVMKNPVEVKIISRRK